In Parasegetibacter sp. NRK P23, a single genomic region encodes these proteins:
- a CDS encoding porin family protein: MKKSIFFLAIALLGFAQISLAQKPNFGLGIKAGANMNKIDGQSFKDGYNFGYQLGGFAELNFSKTFGLQPEVLWTESNARTGAKFEDIYQDLGAQVKDVKLNYLAIPLLLNIRPSNFITFQVGPQYSILIDKDKRLLDNGKEAFKSGDFSMLGGVQLKIAMFRAYGRYAVGLNDINDIDNRDQWKSQAWQVGLGYVF; encoded by the coding sequence ATGAAAAAGAGTATTTTTTTCCTGGCCATCGCCCTGCTGGGTTTTGCTCAGATCAGCCTCGCTCAGAAACCTAATTTCGGACTCGGTATCAAAGCCGGGGCCAACATGAACAAGATTGACGGACAATCTTTCAAAGACGGGTACAATTTCGGCTACCAGTTGGGTGGTTTCGCCGAACTTAACTTTAGCAAAACATTCGGATTGCAGCCCGAAGTATTGTGGACCGAATCGAACGCCCGCACCGGGGCAAAGTTTGAGGACATCTACCAGGACCTCGGCGCCCAGGTAAAAGATGTAAAACTGAACTACCTCGCCATCCCCCTGTTGCTGAACATCCGCCCTTCCAATTTCATCACTTTCCAGGTAGGACCGCAGTACAGCATCCTGATCGATAAGGACAAGCGCCTGCTGGACAACGGGAAAGAAGCTTTTAAAAGCGGGGATTTCTCCATGCTGGGTGGTGTACAACTGAAAATCGCCATGTTCAGGGCTTATGGCCGCTATGCGGTGGGCCTGAACGACATCAACGATATCGACAACCGCGACCAGTGGAAAAGCCAGGCATGGCAGGTTGGTCTCGGTTATGTGTTCTGA